The following nucleotide sequence is from Aspergillus nidulans FGSC A4 chromosome I.
CCAGAATCTCGGCGTCGCAATGTATGATCCTTCGGACAACCTCTTCAGCCGGAAACTGAGAAAATTTGGACAAGGCAATCTGAAAGTTTTTGGATAAGTCGTTGGAGATGATTTGTTTCTTGTCCTTTCGTTGCTTTGCTGCCACACCACCTCCGAAGATTCTGGTCTCCTTGGCCATGAATAGCCGCTCCACTTCATCCAAGACTCCCCTCTTGGCCAGCTCAACGTacttctcctccttctcctgggGAGTTGTGCCGTGAGTTGCCCATACTGTAACTTGCGGGGTGTCGACCTTGTCCCAATGAAGGGCCTTGAGTTTTTTCTTAGGTCTGATAGAGGACATCACAGGTATAGCGTGAGACGGGGCACCTTGGGAAGCCAAGTAATTTGCTCTCCATCCACCGATAACCGTGCctggtggaggaggtggaggcggcaCGCCAAATGCACCGccaggaggaggcggcggcggcggaggtggacCGCCAAAACCACCAGGTGGAGGGGGAGGCGGCGGGGGTCCACCAAAACCACccgggggaggagggggaggggggggaggggggcCGCCAAGTCCACCCGGagggggtggtggtggcggcggaggaggtggtggtgctgctccTGCGCCTGggggtggtggaggcggcggcggtggggGAGGCGGAGCTGCTCCAGATAATCCTGGATGTGcgggaggagggggaggcggcggcggaggagccgCAGTGGCTTTGTCCACAGCGACGGTATCGTCCACTCCTTGTTCATCGCCTTTGGTGgctgcaccttctgctggctGTTCAGATTCAGTTGGTTTGCCCTCATCCTTCGCATCATCCGCATCGATCTTTGGAACCTTGGCAGCAATCTCACCAAGAAGGCCAGTTGCTTGTTCCGGGTCCATACGCGGCCGATGAAGATCCACAAGTCGGGCCTTAGCGTAGacgacttcatcatcagttTGGCCTAGCTCCTCGGTGGCAGTATCCTCCATGCCCTGGATGTAGGTTTTCTTGCGGTAAACCGATCCTACTGGGTTCAGGCTGAGGTTCAGGCGGGCTTGCTCTTCGAAGGCTTCTCTGGGCCCAGCATCGCCGTCCATTTGCTCACGGAGCTCACGCAGTCGGTCCGATGGGTCATGCTGGCCCCAAACTTTACCTTCCAACTTGAATTGCGTCTTTGTCCTTTCAAGCTGCTTCTCTAGCCGTGTCAACAGCTTCTCTCTATCTAGGATCCCTCGCATATGAGCGGGATCCGTCTCGGCCTCTCCCATGTTCGACTTTTTCGCATTTGATGCCGCAATATCTTGAGCGTCGCGAAGCATAAGGTAGAGTTCTCGCGTCTCCAGCTCATTCCGCTGCAACTCTTGAGCACGAAGCCTCTGAACATCGGCAAGCTCGGCCTTGAGCATCTCATTCTGCCTGCTCTGTAGCTCAATTATACCGGTCTGCTCCTCAATCTGCTTCTGTAACTTTCTCACCAGGCCATCCGCGCCTAACTCAACCTGCGCCTTCATCTCATCTCGTTCAGCAAGTGCGGCTTCTGCGATTTGGCGCGCTTCCAGAGATTCGTCGTACGCTCGTCTCGCTTCTGCATCCGTATGTAGTCGATCTAACAagctctgctctgctctgtACAGTGAATGTCAATCCCTGCCGCAGGTCAAGATCCGGTAGCCTCCTATCCATAGCCACATAGCTTAGCATAGCGTCCACGAGCTGGTACATTCTGAGACCATCCTCCCCAGAATTCTCCCGGAtgagaagcagatgctgcagagctgAAAGGAAGTAATCGTGGGCTCTCGTTCCATTGAGGCGACTCGCGATGGCGTCAGTGATCTGAAGAGGGTCGGTCATGTCCTTAACCTCCCCCTCAATACTATCCTTCGTACTGCTACTCTCGCGTTGCAGTAAATCTTCGTAATCAATGGCCTCATTCTCTCGAAAATGCTCAATCTGTTTATCAATAACTTCATACTGAAAGCCTTCCATCTTCGACAAAAGTCGTTTGATGCCACAAGATATGAACTGCGCTCGGATATGACATCGTAACTGCAGGTCATTCTCGGGTGCATCCACCAACATGTTAATGAGGATCATGGTAGAAACCGCATACTCCATAAGAAGGTTCTCCATGCCAATTCCACCACTGCGGTACTCCTCGCTCGCTCCGACCAAGCTGCCCATCTTGCCACGACCATCAATCGTTACCTCAACAATGCGCATCCAAGCATCGAAGCGTCCAGTTTCGCCCTGATGATTTTTGACATGATCCATAGCCTGCAGAACCCTCTCGTGGCCTTGCCCTTCGGCCCAATGGCAAAGAAATGTAAGGACTTCACTGACGAGCTTTCTGGTATTTAACCGGGGAGAGAGCAATGAGCTGATGAGGGCCACAATAATCTGTTGATGAGCGAGAGCGTCGTCGGCACCATATTTGTTATTCATCAACGCTTTCAAACATTTGACTATATCGTATTCACGGTCCAAATCCTTGTCACCAGATGGAGGTGCAGGGACCGGGCCCGTAACCTTCTTGCGGTTGATTTTTACGAGTACGTTGGTCAAGGCGATTTGACCTTGCGCCTCGACGAAGGCTTTCACCCAGCTGATCGGTTGCGTTCGTAGACTGACACTCAAACTAGCTAGCTGTTTGGAGGTGATTGTGTCGTCCATAACCTTCTTGACATACCACTCCGGACtgccttcctcatccgcTCTTTCGAGAATTCCGGACGGACCATCATATCCATGCGTCTCTCGAGCTTTTTGTTTCCGTTTCTGCTCCCCTTGCAATTCAGTCAATCGATCTTGATGGACCAATGTCCACTTCTTGGACGCTGGGTATGCCATCATTTGCCGCCTGGCTTGCTCCGGAAGATTTTGCCAACCTCTTTTCTGCATTAACTCTAGAAATAACTGGTCCACGACACGATCATCCCTCGGCCTAGTTAGGTACTGCTCTGTATTTTGCACTCTAGGCTGGGCTGGAGGTATTGCGCCTTGTGCGCTCGATCCACGGCCAGAGTTCATGGCGGCGTAGTAATTACTTCGATCGTTGGAGTGTGAAGGCAAGGTTGTACGAGAAGAACCGTCTGTTGAGATGTAACTGGAGCCTCGAGTATTTGATGAAAGTGAGGAATGAATACTAGCTTGGTCAATAGACATGCGAGAGTTTGTCGAAGAATCCACCGTCGACGACGAGTGATGACTGAGCCCTGCATTACCCGCAGAGCTTCCAGGTCTTCCCCATTGCTGGTATCTTGCTCCCTTATCCCCTGTGGCACTTGAGCTCATTGCTACTCCAGCAGCATGTGGTGGTGGTCGGGGCCCCGTTGGGTGCGAGAATTGTTGGTGATTCCGCATAGCAGATGGATCCCACgctggatattgatgaaAGTCACCTACACCCTTCGCCAAGTGCCCTGGTGATGGCTCTTTTCGAGGGGATGTCTCAGCCTTGGAAAGGTAGTCAACAGGGATTGGCGATTGGGTATCTGTCGACAAGCTCTCAAATGGAATCGAAGTAATTGGGCCAGCTGATGTGGAAAGAAGGGACGGGTCTATATCAGCGCCGAAATCGACTGACTGAATTGAAGATCGCTTCGAGTATCGTGATGATCGAGAACCGGCAGCACTTGATGGCGGGGCGAGACTCTCCCAGCTCCCATGGGCATCCCACCGATCCTCTACCGGCCTCTCTTTATGTAGTTTTCTTCCAAAGAATGATTTGCCTGCGGATGTTTGTCGCGATTTATCGGATGTCGGCATATTGACGTGCGTCGCTGAGAGGTCCAGGTTCGGAGCGCAGCATGAGCGTTGTCACTAGTAGGTTTCCTGATCTCAGTCGAAAATACCCCGAAGGTCCAAAGCTCTGCGCGAAAGTTGTGACATCAAACTTCGAGCGGACGATAATAATAGGTCGTTTGTTTAGAGCCTTTTGACTCCTGACTGGATTGCACTAGCCTCGCCGCTCGGACAAAAGAcaccttcttcctcctctgctgAACATCAGGAGCAGGATCAGAAGAGGTGATAACCCTGGACAAGCCTGACCCCCGTAGCTCTTTCTGCTGAAAACCGCAATTCGGGTCGAAAGTATCTTAGATTGTCTTAGGGGGGGGGGCGCGCGGGCGGCTCTTGCCTAGAAGCGGGTACAAACGATACGTACTTAGTCAGCATTTAATATCTTAGTCAGCATTGGATATGGAGACTGGGCCTGACCATGATCGGGCCATTTGTCGATAGTGAAGTCGTAGTAGCTATGAAGACGAACGGAGGTCGGTAGATGGGCTCTAAGTTATTGAAACTGTGCCGCCCGTAGGATTACGAATCCATAAGACAACATGGGCGCAGCGAGTCTGGCGAAGGTGCGCATGGATTACTCTCCTGAGATAAAACCGAGATTCCGTTCATTTACTAACGTTCTTGTCAGACGCTCTTCATTCCGGCCGTGATATCGCTAGCCCTATACGTCCTCATTTCCTTCATAATCGTTCCTTTCTTTCGCCGCTACCACCAACGATACTCGCAATACCTTCCTCTAGAAACCATCACAGCACATACATCTTCACTTTGGGAGCGCATAGCAGACGCCATCATGCGTCGTTTTCTTCCCTCGTCCTGGCGACAACAAGCACATATCTCTGATCCGAACGATAATATCAGCattctggacgaggagggGGAGATAATGGTCGGCATGAATATGGACTCTGCGCAACGTGAAGCTTTAGAAAGACAACGAAATACggttgctgaagatgagggAAGGTTAAGCCGGGAACTTGAAGAGGGATTTATGGATgatagcgacgaggaggtcaaTCAGGACAACTGGACGGGCAGGCATCGGTAAAGCTTTGGTCTTAACACGGCCCATTTTCTCTTCAATACTGTTAGTCAACTTCAATCGTATGTGCTTTTTCTCTCATATAATGGGCCAGGCTTGCTGTGCGCGTATATCATTGTTTCCGTCTATATTATGAACAATCTATTCGCTATATAATTACCTGAGGGGACTTGCCGCCATGTTTCCTTATATATCACCATCTCGAATGGACCGGATGTACAAAGTATATATGGGTGGATTGTTTGTGAAACAATACTACACAATAAACTTGTGAATAGAGGTTCTCTAATTTTGAAGTGACTtatttcatttcatttcagGTATCATAACTAATAAAGAAATGTGCCACCCTTAATAGGGTTGTAGACCAGGAAAATGCGCCAAATCAGTAATATCATCAACTCATATCAATTGACgctcttcatttcttctcACGCTGACCGTAGGCCTTGGTAGCATAGTCACCACCGTGAACAATCAGGTCTTGAGGCTGGTAGTCAAAGCGGCCGGAGAAGTAGCTGTCCAGAATGGCCTTGGTGCCGTTGGCGTAACGGATTTGGGCGTCAATGGAGGTACCAGACATGTGGGGAACAGTAGCGTTACCACCGCCCCAAGGGTGCTCGGCGTAGCGGAGTGGGTGCTCCTTGGGAGCGGGCTGGGGGAACCAGACATCACCGCCGTAGCCGCGGAGGTGGCCGGACTTGAGAGCCTcagcaacatcctccttAACAACAATAGCGCCACGAGCAGTGTTGACGAGCCATGAACCTTTGTGATACATTAGCATCGGAATAATCAAATATAAAAGAGCAGATTTACCAGGCTTCATCTTAGAAATGAGCTCCTTGTTGAAGAGACCACGGGTCTTCTCGTGCAAAGGGCAATTAATGGTAACAACATCACACTGAGAGACCATCTCCTCGAGAGAGTCCACGCGGCGAGCGCCAATCTCCTTTTCAACCTCAGGGCGCAGGGGCTGATAGTCATAATAGAGGAGCTCCTTGCAGTCGAAGGGCTTGAGACGGCGGAGCACACGCTCACCGATACGGCCAACACCAACGGTTCCGACAACCTTGTTCTCAAGGTCGAACTCGTTCTTAGCAACAGCGGCGACATTCCAGTCACCGTTACGGATCTGGTCGTGGGCGGGGACGAAAttgcggacgaggaggaggatggtcATGACAACGTGCTCAGCGACGGAGACAACGTTGGAACCAGTGACCTCAGCAACAGTAATACCACCGTTTGTCTTGTTGGCAGCGTCCAAGTCGACATGGTCGGAGCCAATACCGGCAGTGACAGCAAGCTTGAGGTTCTTAGCCTTGGCCAGACGCTCAGCTGTGAGGTATCCGGGGTGGAAGCTGTGGTGATGAAGGTTAACGGGCTGAGCACTGGCGAGGCAATAGAGGAAACAACTCACGGAGTGGTGAT
It contains:
- a CDS encoding formin sepA (transcript_id=CADANIAT00007295), which codes for MPTSDKSRQTSAGKSFFGRKLHKERPVEDRWDAHGSWESLAPPSSAAGSRSSRYSKRSSIQSVDFGADIDPSLLSTSAGPITSIPFESLSTDTQSPIPVDYLSKAETSPRKEPSPGHLAKGVGDFHQYPAWDPSAMRNHQQFSHPTGPRPPPHAAGVAMSSSATGDKGARYQQWGRPGSSAGNAGLSHHSSSTVDSSTNSRMSIDQASIHSSLSSNTRGSSYISTDGSSRTTLPSHSNDRSNYYAAMNSGRGSSAQGAIPPAQPRVQNTEQYLTRPRDDRVVDQLFLELMQKRGWQNLPEQARRQMMAYPASKKWTLVHQDRLTELQGEQKRKQKARETHGYDGPSGILERADEEGSPEWYVKKVMDDTITSKQLASLSVSLRTQPISWVKAFVEAQGQIALTNVLVKINRKKVTGPVPAPPSGDKDLDREYDIVKCLKALMNNKYGADDALAHQQIIVALISSLLSPRLNTRKLVSEVLTFLCHWAEGQGHERVLQAMDHVKNHQGETGRFDAWMRIVEVTIDGRGKMGSLVGASEEYRSGGIGMENLLMEYAVSTMILINMLVDAPENDLQLRCHIRAQFISCGIKRLLSKMEGFQYEVIDKQIEHFRENEAIDYEDLLQRESSSTKDSIEGEVKDMTDPLQITDAIASRLNGTRAHDYFLSALQHLLLIRENSGEDGLRMYQLVDAMLSYVAMDRRLPDLDLRQGLTFTQSLLDRLHTDAEARRAYDESLEARQIAEAALAERDEMKAQVELGADGLVRKLQKQIEEQTGIIELQSRQNEMLKAELADVQRLRAQELQRNELETRELYLMLRDAQDIAASNAKKSNMGEAETDPAHMRGILDREKLLTRLEKQLERTKTQFKLEGKVWGQHDPSDRLRELREQMDGDAGPREAFEEQARLNLSLNPVGSVYRKKTYIQGMEDTATEELGQTDDEVVYAKARLVDLHRPRMDPEQATGLLGEIAAKVPKIDADDAKDEGKPTESEQPAEGAATKGDEQGVDDTVAVDKATAAPPPPPPPPPAHPGLSGAAPPPPPPPPPPPPGAGAAPPPPPPPPPPPPGGLGGPPPPPPPPPPGGFGGPPPPPPPPGGFGGPPPPPPPPPGGAFGVPPPPPPPGTVIGGWRANYLASQGAPSHAIPVMSSIRPKKKLKALHWDKVDTPQVTVWATHGTTPQEKEEKYVELAKRGVLDEVERLFMAKETRIFGGGVAAKQRKDKKQIISNDLSKNFQIALSKFSQFPAEEVVRRIIHCDAEILDNMVVMEFLQRDEMCTVPENVSKLMAPYSKDWTGPDAANTEREQDPSELTREDQIYLYTAFELNHYWKARMRALALTRSFEPDYEHISAKLREVVRVSESLRDSVSLMNVLGLILDIGNFMNDANKQAQGFKLSSLARLGMVKDDKNETTFADLVERIVRNQYPEWEDFTEQISGVIGLQKLNVDQLRTDAKKYIDNIKNVQASLDAGNLSDPKKFHPQDRVSQITQRSMKDARRKAEQMQLYLEEMVKTYDDIMVFYGEDNTDDGARRDFFAKLAAFLQEWKKSKEKNIALEEARRRTEASLARKRINVGLANGAGAAGDAPVSPATSGAMDSLLEKLRAAAPQAKDQRDRRRRARLKERHQVRVASGQKIPDLEGAEAPGSGGQNSGATDTNATDSSLLSPTIQEPEGGSSPIASQSEDVADRAASMLQDMLRNSPDPERTRRRRESAEEERRKRRLRRRNGATSGSKDSNDTTPLSPVTEPTSTQGESAEPENLSLSSPPNGEDPTLNPPTIVLSSDASDTPDDEHRPSTS
- a CDS encoding uncharacterized protein (transcript_id=CADANIAT00007296); this encodes MGAASLAKTLFIPAVISLALYVLISFIIVPFFRRYHQRYSQYLPLETITAHTSSLWERIADAIMRRFLPSSWRQQAHISDPNDNISILDEEGEIMVGMNMDSAQREALERQRNTVAEDEGRLSRELEEGFMDDSDEEVNQDNWTGRHR
- the fdh gene encoding formate dehydrogenase aciA (transcript_id=CADANIAT00007297), producing MGKVLMVLYDGGSHAKDQPGLLGTTENELGIRKWIEEQGHTLVTTSDKDGENSTFDKELVDAEVIITTPFHPGYLTAERLAKAKNLKLAVTAGIGSDHVDLDAANKTNGGITVAEVTGSNVVSVAEHVVMTILLLVRNFVPAHDQIRNGDWNVAAVAKNEFDLENKVVGTVGVGRIGERVLRRLKPFDCKELLYYDYQPLRPEVEKEIGARRVDSLEEMVSQCDVVTINCPLHEKTRGLFNKELISKMKPGSWLVNTARGAIVVKEDVAEALKSGHLRGYGGDVWFPQPAPKEHPLRYAEHPWGGGNATVPHMSGTSIDAQIRYANGTKAILDSYFSGRFDYQPQDLIVHGGDYATKAYGQREKK